GAACAGATTTTTGGAGGGCTTGCAGAAGGCTCCTCATGATTCTGGGCTCACCAGGAGGTGATACATCTTTTAATGTTCCATTTCTTATGGCTCGGAAAATCGGACCTGAATCACTTGTAGCTGGGAAAACCAAGCAATCTATGTACACAAGGACCTCAGTCTTTCCATCTCCAACTGTTATGAAACCCAGCCTAGTTCCACCTGGTATTTTGTCTACCTGTTATATTAGATAACGTTAAGCTATTAAGAGAAACATTTTCTTGATCTTCATATTCTTTATCTAAGTACAGTACTGGTGACTAAAGAACCTATTAAAAGCAAATTATATCCCACACGAATGCCAAGATTAGGAGCAAGACAATGAAATGAAAACATTTACATCATCCTAATCCAGTGAGCTTGATTATAGTAGTATAATCTAGACAGCAAGATTATCTTCTCGTGGGATGCTGGCCAAGGTTGTTAGGAATAAGGTCAATTCGTGAGTCGTCTAGGCAGGTAAggagaaattctaaaaattttccCCACGTAGATCTGTCCAATGGATACAAGCGGCATGCAAGTTCAGCACAATCGAATTGTCTTTTATCCAAACAAAACTAAGAACATTCCTAGTTGTCATTTAACAATAAATTTCTTAATCTGCCAAAGCCAGGCCCGACGCAGTATATATAAGTTGAAATTGGTTGGAAAAAGCAATGGCAAATATATAGACCTCCGATCTTAATTCCATTGCTGACCTCTAACCTGTTCATTCTAGCCCTTCTAGAAATCCAAATGTGCTGTTGCATATGTCAACTTGTATCTtagaaatcaagaaatgaaggaaaaaactaataatcACGAACCTTTAATGGCACAGGAAGCGGCAGATTCGCTCCTTGGCAAAGACTGTTAGCCCACTGGCATTTCAAACAAAAAGGGGAAtcataagaagaaaatatatacatatttattactcaattaaatacataaaattcaACCGCCATTTCACACCATTAAATTTCATCTTCCTTTATTGTTTTATTCGCTAACCAGATTTACGAAAGTGGCTGCAGTGAAAATCACTAAGGTGAAGTGGACTAAGTAAAGAGTAATGTATATTTAATTAACCTGGAAAAGCAAGGTTTCAAATCTCTGAAGATCAGTATTGCCAGGCAATTTCAAGGTCCCCAAAGAGACACCATCTTCTCCGTCGTTATCAGCAGCTACGATGCCGTCATTTTCAGGGTTGAATTTAGGGACTGGTAATATATtccggtggctgtgaagttcaGGCAGCCTAGAGAAACGGGTTTTGCAGGCAGCAGAAGCAAGAGACGTTAGAGGAAGGAAAGGTGGAGGAGATGGAGAGGAGAGTAGTTGTAGATGGGAAGTGGCACAAGTAGAGAAGAGAATTAATGGTGTTATTGCAGAGGCCATTAGTAGTTAATGAAGAAGTGAGATAAATTAACAGAATGGAGATTGAAAA
The Populus nigra chromosome 3, ddPopNigr1.1, whole genome shotgun sequence genome window above contains:
- the LOC133690102 gene encoding uncharacterized protein LOC133690102 isoform X1, coding for MASAITPLILFSTCATSHLQLLSSPSPPPFLPLTSLASAACKTRFSRLPELHSHRNILPVPKFNPENDGIVAADNDGEDGVSLGTLKLPGNTDLQRFETLLFQWANSLCQGANLPLPVPLKVDKIPGGTRLGFITVGDGKTEVLVYIDCLVFPATSDSGPIFRAIRNGTLKDVSPPGEPRIMRSLLQALQKSVQIATV
- the LOC133690102 gene encoding uncharacterized protein LOC133690102 isoform X2, which encodes MASAITPLILFSTCATSHLQLLSSPSPPPFLPLTSLASAACKTRFSRLPELHSHRNILPVPKFNPENDGIVAADNDGEDGVSLGTLKLPGNTDLQRFETLLFQVDKIPGGTRLGFITVGDGKTEVLVYIDCLVFPATSDSGPIFRAIRNGTLKDVSPPGEPRIMRSLLQALQKSVQIATV